GTTGGACGGAGCGGGCGACTGCGGCCGCTCCAGGATCTGTCGGCCGTGGCCGCGGTCGGCGCGGGCGTTGAGCACCACCGAGATCAGGATCACGGCGCCGGCGATGGCCTGCTGCCAGAACGGCGAAACCTGGATCACCGGCAGCGCGCCGTTGATCACGCCGATGAACAGCACGCCCAGCACCGCGCCGCCGATCGAACCGACGCCGCCGCCGATGCTGACGCCGCCGATCACGCAGGCCGCGACCACGGTGAGTTCATAACCCGACGCCAGCTCGCTGAAGGCGATCGAATAGCGCCCGACCCACAGCAGCCCGGCCAGGCCCGCCAGCAGGCCCGACAAGGTGTAGGCCATCACCAGCCGGTCGAGCACCGGGATGCCCGCATAAACCGCCGCCGTCGGGCTGCCGCCGAAGGCGTACAGCTCGCGCCCCTCGCGCCGCCAGCGCAGCAGGTACAGCGCCAGCGCCACCACGATCGCGGCAATCCAGATCAGCATCGGCAGGCCGAGCAGCGTCTCGCGCGGCAGGCCCTTGATGAGCGGATGGATGTCCTGATCCGACACCCAGGCGCCGCCGCTGGAGACGAACACCGCACCGCGGTAGGCCGCCATCGTGCCGAGCGTGACGACGATCGCCGGCAGGTTGAAGCGCATGATCAGCCAGCCGTTGACGAAACCGAGCCCGGCACCGATGCCGCAGGCCATCGCGATCAGCAGCGGCAGCGGAATGTCGGCCCAAGTACGCCCGGCCAGCGCGCACAACATGCCGGTGAGCGCGAGGTTGGACGCCACCGACAGGTCGATGCCGCGTGTCAGCAGCACCAGCATCTGGCCCATCACCAGGATGGCGAGGATGGCCGAGTCGTTGCCGATGTCGAGCGCGTTGCGCCAGGTCAGGAACACCGGCGCGCGCGCGCCGACCGCCAGCACGATCACCGAGATGATCGCCAGCAGCAGCCACTCGCGGCGCACGCCGGAGATGTGAGAAAACAGCGTGGGCTTCATGCGGCCAGCTCCGGGTTCAGGGTGATGGGTCGCAGCTCATCGGGCGCGCTCAGGGGTGCCGGCACCGCCGACCGGGGTGGCAGTTCCAGGCCGGATGCCGCGGCCACCACGGTTTCCGCATCGGCCTGGCCCATCGCGAACTCGCTGGCCATGCGGCCGCGTCGCATCACGATCACGCGGTGCGCCAGGTGCATCACCTCGGGCAGTTCGGACGACACCAGGATCACCGCCAGGCCCTGTTCGACCATCTCGGCGATCAGGTGATAGACGGCCTGCTTGGCGCCGACGTCGATGCCCTTGGTCGGCTCGTCGAGGATGACGATGCGCGGGTTCAGGCCCAGCCACTTGGCGATCACCACCTTCTGCTGGTTGCCGCCCGACAGGCCCGACATCGGCGTGTCCTGGCTCGCGGTCTTGATGCGCAGGCGCTCGATCATCTTCGCGGCCAGCGCGCCCTCGCGCAGCGGCGACAGCCACGGCCCACGCGACAGCGCCGAGGCTCCGCTCGCCAATCCCGCCAGGCTGATGTTGTGCCGCACCGAGAAGCCGAGGATGCCGCCCTGGCGCTGGCGCTCCTCGGGCACATAGGCCATGCCGGCTGCGATCGCGTCACCGGGTCGGCGGATCTCGATGCGCTTGCCGTCGACCGTCACTTCACCCGTCGCTGCCGGGTTGAGCCCCATCAACGCGAGCATCGCCTCGCTGCGGCCGGCGCCCACCAGGCCGTAGAAGCCGAGGATCTCGCCACGCCGCAACTCGAAGCTGAGGTCGGCGAACTCGCTCGGGTGGCTCAGGCCCTGCACCTTCAGCACCACCTCGCCGGGCTGGCTGGTGATGGCGGGATAGATGTGTTCGATGGCCCGGCCGGCCATCAGCTTGACCAGCATCGGCTCGTCGGCATCGGCGATCGCGCCCTCGCCCACCGACGCGCCGTCGCGCAACACCACGTAGCGGTCGCAGACGGCAAAGATCTCGTCGAACTTATGGGTGATGAAGAGCACCGCCACGCCCTGCGCCTTGAGGCCGCGCACCAGCCCGTAGAAATCACGGATCTCGGCTTGCGACAAGGCCGCGGTGGGCTCGTCGAGGATCACGACGCGGGCCTTCTGCGACAGCGCCCGCGCGATCTCGATCAGGTGGCGCTGCGCCAGGCTCAGGTTCTTGACCGTCGTGGTCGAGGCAAAACCGGCGCCCACTTGATCGAGCACCGCCTGCGCCTCGCGGTTCATGCGCGCCCAGTCGATCACCTTGAACGGGCCGACGCTGCGCATCGGCTGGCGACCGATGAAGATGTTCTCGGCGGCGCTCAGCTCCTCGAACATCACCGTTTCCTGGTGCACGGCCACGATGCCGGCGGCCTGCGCGTCCTGCGCCCGCAGGAAGCGCTGCGGCTTGCCTTCGATGCGGATCTCGCCTTCGTCAGATTGGTAGACGCCGGTCAGCGTCTTCACTAAGGTCGACTTGCCGGCGCCGTTTTCGCCGATCACGGCCAGCACCTGGCCGGGCACCAGGTCCAGGTCCACACCCTTCAGGGCATGGGTCGGACCGAAGCGTTTGTGGATGCCGCGCAGCGTGAGCCAGGCGGGGGATGAATCAACTCTCATGACAACGCGGCACCCGGTCCAACTTAGAAAATCTTCGCGAACTGCTCGACGTTGCCGGCGTCGTAGGTGAACGGCTCGGCCATCGCGCCCTCAAGGTTGGCATCGAGCGTGGTCGTGCCGACGCGGCCGAGCGAGATCTTCTCGCCCGCAGTGCCCTTGGCCTTGCCCTTCATGAAGGCATGCGCGATGTGGATCGACGAGTAGCCGAGGTCGATCGGATTCCAGATCGCGAACGACTTGACCGCGCCGCTCTTGACGTGTCCGGCCATCTCGGACGGCAGGCCCAGGCCGGTGACGAAGATCTGGCCGACCTTCTTCTCGTCCTGCACCGCCTTGGCGGCGGCGGCAATGCCCACCGTGGTCGGGGCCACGATCGCCTTCAGGTTCGGGTAGCTCTTGAACAGGCCTTGTGCTTCGCGATAGCTCTTGTCGGTCTGGTCGTCACCGTAGACCACGTTGACCAGCTTCAGGCCGCTGTAGCCGGGCTGCGCCAGCACCTTTTTCATCTCGCCGATCCAGATGTTCTGGTTCGTGGCCTGCGCAGTGGCCGACAGCACGGCGATCTCGCCCGTCTTGCCTACCACCTGCTCGCTCATCTTGACCAGCTTCTCGCCGATCAGCGCGCTGTTGGACGGGTTCAGCTGCATCAGCCGGCCTTCCTTCTTGACGCCCGAGTCGAAGGAGATGACCTTGATGCCACGCGACATCGCCTTCTTCAGCGACGGCACCAGCGCGTCCGGGTCGTTGGCCGAAATGACGATGGCCTTGACGTTCTGCGCGATCAGCGAATTGATGATCTCGATCTGGCCTTCGGCCGTGGCCTTGGCCGGGCCGGTGTAGATGATCTCGACGTCCTTCAATTCCTTGGCCGCTTCCAGCGCGCCCTGGTGGGCGGCATCGAAGAAGCCGTTGCCCAGGCTCTTGACGACCAGCGCGATCTTGTCGGCGGCCATGGCCGGGCTCACCATGCAGACCGCCAGGGCGGCGGCGGCGATCAGTTTGATTCGGGTTGTCATGTTGTCTCCTCGGGGGCTGTGTAAGGCCGCGACGTGCGACCAGGGGGTGAAACGCGTGGGAACTGCGTGAACTCGAAACCGCGGGTCAGACGATGCCGCCACCACCGCCCGCCACCGCCGGCCGGGCCTCGGCCACGCGCTGGCGGTAGCCGCTGGCGCGGTAGGCGCCGACCAGGTCGATCGCGCCGCCGGCATCGAAGCGCACACGCTGCAGGATCGGCGTGACGTCGGTGTCGAAGCCGCGCTTGAGGCACTGCGTGGCCACCAGCGCGTCGTTGGCGTCCTGCGCGGCGTCGAGCGCGGCGCGGTCGACGATCAGCGCCTGCGCGTAGGTGCGCTGCACCTGCGCGGCGCTGGTCATCAGGCTCTCGATCGGATCGGTGACGTTGTGGCTCTGGTCGAGCATGTAGGCCGGGTCGAAGCCGCTCACACCCTCGTGCGCCGCAGCCACCAGTTCGTTGAAGACCAGGAACAGGCGATACGGCGCGACGCTGCCGGCATCGAGATCATCGTCGCCGTACTTGCTGTCGTTGAAGTGGAAACCCGCCAGCTTGCCGGCGGCGATCAGGCGCGCCACGATCATCTCGATGTTGACGTTGGGCGCGTGGTGGCCGAGGTCGACCAGGCACTGCGCCTTCGGGCCCAGCGCGCTGGCAGCCATGAAGCTCGAACCCCAGTCCTGGATCACGGTGGCGTAGAACGCCGGCTCGCAGATCTTGTGCTCCAGCATCATTCGCCAGTCGCCCGGCAGCGCGGCGTAGATCTGCTGCGCGCTCTCCAGGTAGCGGTCGAAGGCGCGGCGGAAATGCTGCTGGCCGGGGAAGTTGGCACCGTCGCCGATCCACACCGTCAGCGCCTTGCTGCCGAGCTTCTGGCCGATCTCGATGCACTCGATGTTGTGCGCCACGGCCTGCGCGCGGGTGGCCGCGTCGCCGTGCGTCAGGCTGCCGAACTTGTAGCTGTGGGCCTGGCCCTTCTGGTCGGAGAAGGTGTTGGAGTTGATCGCGTCGAACGCCAGGCCGTGGCTGGCTGCGGCCTGGCGCAGCTCGCTCCAGTCGCTGCACGTGTCCCACGGAATGTGCAGCGAGACGGTCGGCGTGGCGCGCGACAGCTGCTGGATCACGCCGCAGTCTTCGAGCTTGTCGAACACGTTGCGCGGCTCGCCGCGGCCCGGGAAACGCGCGAAACGCGTGCCGCCGGTGCCCACGCCCCAGCTCGGGATGGCGACGCCGAATGCCGCCACCTTGGCGCGCACGGCTTCGATGTCGATGCCGCGGCGGGCGAGCTGTTCGCCCAGGTGGGCGTAGTCGTTGTTGACGTGGCGCAGGAGCCGGTCGTTGTGCGCGGCGATGAGGTTCTTGTCGATCAGGGACATGGTGATTCCTTGGTTCGGCAGCAGGCTCAACGGGTGAACGCGGCGAGATTTCCCGCATCGACGTTGAGGATGTTGCCGGTGGACTTCGCGCTCAGGTGTTCGGCGGCAAAGAAGTAGGTCGCTTCGGCGATGTCTTCGGGGAAGACGCTGCGCTTGAGCATCGAGCGGTCGCGGTAGAAGGCTTCGAGGTCGCCCTCGTCGATCTTGTTGGCGGCGGCGCGCTCCTCGCTCCACTTGCCGGTCCAGATCTTCGAGCCGCGGATCACGGCGTCGGGGTTGACCACGTTGCTGCGGATGCCCAGCGGCGCGCCTTCGAGCGCGAAGCTGCGGCTGAGCTGGATCTCGGCCGCCTTGGCGGCGCAGTAGGCGGTCGCCTGATTGCTCGCCACCATGCCGTTCTTGCTGGCGATCATGATCATGCTGCCGCCGGTGCCTTGGGCCTTCATCTGCTTGAAGGCTTCGCGGGCGACCAGGAAGTAGCCGGTGGCGAGGATGCTCTGGTTGCGGTTCCAGAGTTCGAGCGTGGTCTCGTCGATCGGCGCGGCCGAGGCGATGCCGGCGTTGCTGACCAGGATGTCGACGCCGCCGAACTCGACGGCTGCGCGGTCGAAGGCGGCGATCACGCTGGCCTCGCTCGTCACGTCGCAGCGCACGCCGCGCACGTGGTCGCGGCCATGCGCCTTGGCCAGGTCGGCACCGACCGAATCCAGCGCCTCCTGGTCGATGTCGGCCAGCACGACGCAGGCGCCTTCGGCCAGCATGCGCTTGGCGATCGCCTGGCCGATGCCACCGGCACCGCCGGTCACCAGCGCCACCTTGCCGACCAAGGGCTTCGGGCGGGGCATGCGCTGCAGCTTGGCTTCTTCGAGCAGCCAGTATTCGATGTCGAAGGCTTCCTGCTCGGGCAGGCCGACGTATTTGTCGACGGCATTGGCTTCGCGCATCACGTTGATCGCGTTGACGTAGAACTCGCCGGCGATGCGGGCGGTGGCCTTGTCTTTCGCGATCGTCACCATGCCGATGCGCGGCAGCAGGATCACGACCGGATTCGGGTCGCGCAGCGCCGGGCTGTTGGCGCGCTTGCAGCGCTCGTAGTAGGCGGCGTATTCGGCGCGGTAGGCGGCCAGCAGGTCCTGCAGCGCGGCCTTGAGTGGCGCGCCGGTCAGGCGGTAGACCGCCTCGGGCACGATCAGTGGGCGGATCTTGGTGCGCAGGAAGTGATCCGGGCACGAGGTGCCGAGCCCGGCCAGCGGCTCCAGATCGGCGGAGTTGACGAACTCCAGCACTTCCGGTGACGTATTGAGGTGCAAGAGCTTCGGCGCGCCTTCGGCCGACAAGCCGCGCAGCACCGGGAGCACGCGGGCCAAGGTCGCCTGGCTGTCGTCAGCGGCCAGCGTCTCGAAGCGGGTGCCGCCGAACACCTGCACCTTGCGTGCGGCGCGTTCCTGCGCCAGCCAGGTCTGCGCGCGTTCGATCAGGTCGACGGTGTTCTCGTAGCAGCTCTTGGCCGTGTCGCCCCAGCTGAACAGGCCGTGGCCGCCGAGCACGATGCCGCGCAGGCCGGGGTGGGCGGCGTTGCAGGCGGCGAGCTGCTGGCCCAGTTCGTAGCCCGGGCGCAGCCAGGGCATCCAGCCGACGGTGCCTTCGAACACCTGCCTGGTGATGACCTGTGAGTTGGCCATCGCCGCGATCGCGATCACCGCATCGGGATGCATGTGGTCGACGTGCGTATAGGGCAGCGACGAGTGCAGCGGCGTGTCGATCGAGGCGGCGCGGCCGTTGAGGTTGAAGGTGCAGTGCGGCAGGTAGCCGACCATCTCGTCTTCGTTCTCGAGCCCGCGGTACAGGCCCTTGAGGGCGCGCAGCTTGTCCATGTAGAGGGTCGAGAAGCCGTCGAGCTTCATCGAGCCGACGTCGCCGCCCGAGCCCTTGACCCACAGCACCTCGACCTGCTCGCCGGTCAGCGGGTCGCGCTGCCAGATCTTGGCCGAGGTGTTGCCGCCGCCGTAGTTGGTGATGCGCAGGTCCGACCCCAGCAGGTTGCTGCGATAGAGCAGCTGGCCGGGTTCGTCGAGCGCGGCGGCACGCGCATCGTCCCAGCGCGGGAAGGGCTTGAAGGTGGACATCGGGGTGGCAGCGGTGGTGTTCATGGGTGCCAAGCGTAGGAGCCGACACCTTCAGGCGCAATTGATAGACTCTGATCCGATCCATCAAGAAATACTGATGTTGCAGTGCTTCGCCATCGTGGATGCCCCCGGCCGCCCCGCCAGCCGCCACCCGGGGTCGGCGGGCTGCGGGAAAGTCCTGAATCGAAAGTGAGCGACATGAAAGACTTCAACCTGCGCCACCTGCGGATATTCGAGACCATCGCCAGCTGCGGCAGCTTTTCGCGCGCCGCCGAGCAGCTCGGCATGAGCCAGCCGGCGGTGTCGATGCAGCTGCGCCAGCTCGAGACCGACCTCGGCACGCTGCTGTTCGAGCGCCCGCAGCGCCAGCGCCTGACCGATGCCGGGCAGGATCTGCTGCAGCACGCCCGGGTGATCCTGGCCCAGGTGCGCGCCACCGAAGACGCGATGGCGGTGCACGAGGCCGAGGCCAGCGGCGCTTCGGCGGCGGGCGCCCGGGGCCCGCGCGGGCTGCTGCACCTGGGCGTGGTGTCGACCGCGCACTACTTCGCGCCACGGCTGCTGAGCGAGTTCCACCGCCGTCATCCCGAGGTGCGGCTCAAGCTCACGGTCGCCAAGCGCAGCGAGGTGCTGGCGATGCTGCAGGAGCACCGGCTCGACATCGCGATCACCGGCTATCCGCCGTCCGAGGCCGACCTGGAGGCGGCCAGCTTCGCGCGCCATCCGCACTGCATCGTCGCCCACCCCGGTCACGCGCTGGCGCGGCGTCGCGGCCTGGCGTGGGCCGATCTGCGCGACGAGGAGTTCATCTTCCGCGAGGGCGGTTCGGCGACGCGGCAGTTCCTGGAACACCTGCTGCAGTCGCAGTCGATCCAGATCAAGCGCGGCATGGAACTGGCCGGCAACGAGACCATCAAGCAGGCGGTCATGTGCGGCATGGGCATCAGCTTCCTGTCGGCCCACACCTTCCAGGTCGAGCTCGGCGCGGGGCTGATGGCGGTGCTCGACGTGCAGGGCATGCCCAAGCTGATCGACTGGTGTTTCGTGCAACGCCGCGACACCTTGCTGACCGGCGCGAATGCGGCGTTCCGGCAGTTCGTGTTCGAGGAAGGCGCGACGCTGGCGGCCTGCCGGGTGGCCTGAACGCGGATCGACGCAGCCGAGCGCGGTCGAACGCCGGTTCGGTGCGACTCAGGCCGGCCGGCCGCCGAGCACCGCCAGGCGTTCGAGCGCGCGTTCCTTGGCACGCGCCGGCACCTTGCCGGCGATCGCCACCGCCACCGGCGAGCCGATCAGGCGCGCAAACTCGGTGCGCACCTGATCCGCGCTGACCGCGTCGATGCCGGCCTGCCACTCGGCGCGCGAGCGCACGTGGCCGAACACGTACAGGTCCAGCGCAGCCGATTCGAGCCGACGCTGCGGCCGCTCGAAGTTGCGCAGGCCGCGCATGGCGAGCTGGTTGCGCGCGCGCTCCAGGTCGATCGGCTGGATGCGCTCGGCCTGGGTGCGCAGCAGCTGGCCGACCTCGTCGAAGAAGTCGTCGAGGTGTTCGGCCGAGGTCGACGCCTCGACCATGAACTGGCCGGCGATCTCGGTGATGTCGGTCGAGCAGGCGGCGTAATAGGCCAGGCCACGGCGCTCGCGCAGGGTGTCGAGCAGCGGCGAGCTCATGCCCTCGCCGAGCACCGCGGCAGCCACGATCGCCGCCTGCGGCTGCGAACGCAGCGCCGGTGCCGGAAAACCCAGCACCACGTGGGTCTGGCTGCAGCCGGCCTGCCGATGGGTGCGCAAGCCGCCGACCCAGTGCGGCGCCGTCACGCGGTTGACGGGGCCCGAGGCCATCGTGCCGAACGCCGCCTCGGCCTCGCGGGCGATCGCCTGCGGGTCGACCGGCCCGGCCACCGCGACGATCACGTTGGGCGCGCTGTACCGCTGCTGCACGTAGTCGAGCAGGTCCTGGCGCGTGAAGCGTTCGATGTTGGCGCGCACGCCGATCACCGGCTGCGCGGCGGCGTGGCTGCCGAAGCACAGGCGGTCGAACAGCTTGTAGCCCTGCGTCAGTGCGTCGTCTTCATCTTCGGTGTACTCGTGCAGGATGACCTGGCGCTCGCGCTCGAGCTCGGCCTCGGGGAAGGTGCTGTTGCGCACGATGTCGCCCAGCATCTGCACGAACACGCCGGCATGCTGTGCCAGGCCGCGCATGTGGTAGGCGGTGTGGTCCTTGTCGGTGTGGGCGTTGACGTCGGCGCCCAGCCGTTCGGCGTCGAGGTTGATCTGCTGGCAGGTACGCCCGTGCGTACCCTTGAACGCCATGTGCTCGACCACGTGGCTGATGCCGTTGAGGCGCCGGCTCTCGTGGTGGCTGCCGGTGCGCACGAACACGCTGACGTTCACGCTCGCCAGGTGCGGCAGCGCGATGGCGAGCACGCGCACGCCGTTGGGCAGCGTGATCACGGTGGTGTCGGCGTCGTGGGAGAGCGGATTCATCGGCAGCAGGATCGGTGGTGAGCAGGACGTGAGGGGAAGGCGGCGGCGCAGATTGTGACGGTTCGGCTCGGCCCGGCCGGGCACACCCTGCGGCGGGTCGCGCCTCATGCCGTGACTTGACTTATCGCAAGCCAGCCCGTCCGCGGTCGCGCATCATCAAACCATCACACGTTTGTCACATGAGGTTCTGATGGCCAAGGATCAAGCCGGCGTCGCGCCACCCCAACCCGAAAGCCCTGCGCCGGTTCGACGCAAGCGCAGCACGCCGCGGCCGACCACTGCCGGCGACACCCTCGCCAGCCCGGGATCGCTCACGGCCGAACGCGACCGCGTGGCGCGGCGCACCAGCACCACCCTGACGGTGCAGGAGGCGGTGGTGACCGACCTGCTGAACCGAGCGCCCGGCAAGCGTCAGGTCAACGAGTCGCTGCGCCAGTTGCAGACGCTGATGGCCGGCGC
This portion of the Leptothrix cholodnii SP-6 genome encodes:
- a CDS encoding ABC transporter permease, whose protein sequence is MKPTLFSHISGVRREWLLLAIISVIVLAVGARAPVFLTWRNALDIGNDSAILAILVMGQMLVLLTRGIDLSVASNLALTGMLCALAGRTWADIPLPLLIAMACGIGAGLGFVNGWLIMRFNLPAIVVTLGTMAAYRGAVFVSSGGAWVSDQDIHPLIKGLPRETLLGLPMLIWIAAIVVALALYLLRWRREGRELYAFGGSPTAAVYAGIPVLDRLVMAYTLSGLLAGLAGLLWVGRYSIAFSELASGYELTVVAACVIGGVSIGGGVGSIGGAVLGVLFIGVINGALPVIQVSPFWQQAIAGAVILISVVLNARADRGHGRQILERPQSPAPSNTATQGAAA
- a CDS encoding sugar ABC transporter ATP-binding protein, with the translated sequence MRVDSSPAWLTLRGIHKRFGPTHALKGVDLDLVPGQVLAVIGENGAGKSTLVKTLTGVYQSDEGEIRIEGKPQRFLRAQDAQAAGIVAVHQETVMFEELSAAENIFIGRQPMRSVGPFKVIDWARMNREAQAVLDQVGAGFASTTTVKNLSLAQRHLIEIARALSQKARVVILDEPTAALSQAEIRDFYGLVRGLKAQGVAVLFITHKFDEIFAVCDRYVVLRDGASVGEGAIADADEPMLVKLMAGRAIEHIYPAITSQPGEVVLKVQGLSHPSEFADLSFELRRGEILGFYGLVGAGRSEAMLALMGLNPAATGEVTVDGKRIEIRRPGDAIAAGMAYVPEERQRQGGILGFSVRHNISLAGLASGASALSRGPWLSPLREGALAAKMIERLRIKTASQDTPMSGLSGGNQQKVVIAKWLGLNPRIVILDEPTKGIDVGAKQAVYHLIAEMVEQGLAVILVSSELPEVMHLAHRVIVMRRGRMASEFAMGQADAETVVAAASGLELPPRSAVPAPLSAPDELRPITLNPELAA
- the rhaS gene encoding rhamnose ABC transporter substrate-binding protein — protein: MTTRIKLIAAAALAVCMVSPAMAADKIALVVKSLGNGFFDAAHQGALEAAKELKDVEIIYTGPAKATAEGQIEIINSLIAQNVKAIVISANDPDALVPSLKKAMSRGIKVISFDSGVKKEGRLMQLNPSNSALIGEKLVKMSEQVVGKTGEIAVLSATAQATNQNIWIGEMKKVLAQPGYSGLKLVNVVYGDDQTDKSYREAQGLFKSYPNLKAIVAPTTVGIAAAAKAVQDEKKVGQIFVTGLGLPSEMAGHVKSGAVKSFAIWNPIDLGYSSIHIAHAFMKGKAKGTAGEKISLGRVGTTTLDANLEGAMAEPFTYDAGNVEQFAKIF
- the rhaI gene encoding L-rhamnose catabolism isomerase, translated to MSLIDKNLIAAHNDRLLRHVNNDYAHLGEQLARRGIDIEAVRAKVAAFGVAIPSWGVGTGGTRFARFPGRGEPRNVFDKLEDCGVIQQLSRATPTVSLHIPWDTCSDWSELRQAAASHGLAFDAINSNTFSDQKGQAHSYKFGSLTHGDAATRAQAVAHNIECIEIGQKLGSKALTVWIGDGANFPGQQHFRRAFDRYLESAQQIYAALPGDWRMMLEHKICEPAFYATVIQDWGSSFMAASALGPKAQCLVDLGHHAPNVNIEMIVARLIAAGKLAGFHFNDSKYGDDDLDAGSVAPYRLFLVFNELVAAAHEGVSGFDPAYMLDQSHNVTDPIESLMTSAAQVQRTYAQALIVDRAALDAAQDANDALVATQCLKRGFDTDVTPILQRVRFDAGGAIDLVGAYRASGYRQRVAEARPAVAGGGGGIV
- a CDS encoding bifunctional rhamnulose-1-phosphate aldolase/short-chain dehydrogenase, yielding MNTTAATPMSTFKPFPRWDDARAAALDEPGQLLYRSNLLGSDLRITNYGGGNTSAKIWQRDPLTGEQVEVLWVKGSGGDVGSMKLDGFSTLYMDKLRALKGLYRGLENEDEMVGYLPHCTFNLNGRAASIDTPLHSSLPYTHVDHMHPDAVIAIAAMANSQVITRQVFEGTVGWMPWLRPGYELGQQLAACNAAHPGLRGIVLGGHGLFSWGDTAKSCYENTVDLIERAQTWLAQERAARKVQVFGGTRFETLAADDSQATLARVLPVLRGLSAEGAPKLLHLNTSPEVLEFVNSADLEPLAGLGTSCPDHFLRTKIRPLIVPEAVYRLTGAPLKAALQDLLAAYRAEYAAYYERCKRANSPALRDPNPVVILLPRIGMVTIAKDKATARIAGEFYVNAINVMREANAVDKYVGLPEQEAFDIEYWLLEEAKLQRMPRPKPLVGKVALVTGGAGGIGQAIAKRMLAEGACVVLADIDQEALDSVGADLAKAHGRDHVRGVRCDVTSEASVIAAFDRAAVEFGGVDILVSNAGIASAAPIDETTLELWNRNQSILATGYFLVAREAFKQMKAQGTGGSMIMIASKNGMVASNQATAYCAAKAAEIQLSRSFALEGAPLGIRSNVVNPDAVIRGSKIWTGKWSEERAAANKIDEGDLEAFYRDRSMLKRSVFPEDIAEATYFFAAEHLSAKSTGNILNVDAGNLAAFTR
- a CDS encoding LysR family transcriptional regulator; translated protein: MKDFNLRHLRIFETIASCGSFSRAAEQLGMSQPAVSMQLRQLETDLGTLLFERPQRQRLTDAGQDLLQHARVILAQVRATEDAMAVHEAEASGASAAGARGPRGLLHLGVVSTAHYFAPRLLSEFHRRHPEVRLKLTVAKRSEVLAMLQEHRLDIAITGYPPSEADLEAASFARHPHCIVAHPGHALARRRGLAWADLRDEEFIFREGGSATRQFLEHLLQSQSIQIKRGMELAGNETIKQAVMCGMGISFLSAHTFQVELGAGLMAVLDVQGMPKLIDWCFVQRRDTLLTGANAAFRQFVFEEGATLAACRVA
- a CDS encoding M16 family metallopeptidase, with translation MNPLSHDADTTVITLPNGVRVLAIALPHLASVNVSVFVRTGSHHESRRLNGISHVVEHMAFKGTHGRTCQQINLDAERLGADVNAHTDKDHTAYHMRGLAQHAGVFVQMLGDIVRNSTFPEAELERERQVILHEYTEDEDDALTQGYKLFDRLCFGSHAAAQPVIGVRANIERFTRQDLLDYVQQRYSAPNVIVAVAGPVDPQAIAREAEAAFGTMASGPVNRVTAPHWVGGLRTHRQAGCSQTHVVLGFPAPALRSQPQAAIVAAAVLGEGMSSPLLDTLRERRGLAYYAACSTDITEIAGQFMVEASTSAEHLDDFFDEVGQLLRTQAERIQPIDLERARNQLAMRGLRNFERPQRRLESAALDLYVFGHVRSRAEWQAGIDAVSADQVRTEFARLIGSPVAVAIAGKVPARAKERALERLAVLGGRPA